In a genomic window of Halalkalicoccus sp. CG83:
- a CDS encoding adenine deaminase C-terminal domain-containing protein — protein sequence MNELQSVALEEEPADLVVRGGRVLSPETGQFRSRDVAVVNNRVAALPESAEAVTGPETEVINADDHAVVPGFVDAHTHLDLLQSYETVYHRSLEGGTTAVVTECSAFGAFGAAGVEELLAATAYLPVTVRVTIPPTPLFDTFEPPRAAGEEADRLVELLDDDRVVGVGESGWIHAVGHDTPAEALYDRARDLGKPVTGHGAGCRGAKLAAFASIVDNDHEAISADGVVDRAENGIHVVGRYGSVRDDVDALAEAYDRIGDLDCSLSTDGMWPRDIVREGHMDAVVRRAIEAGIEPADAIRMVTFEPARQFGLADRGSLAPGNVADVVLLSDVEDVTVRTVISGGEVVVRNGSATVGPRHREYPDRFYDAAEVRTDPERFVVPDSEGPVRAIRYEGGLLSSETTVEPPRDDGGLRADPERDVLKAALLDRHPDASAGANEDGFTGFLVGFGLGGGAAATSLTWERAGVLVVGTEEGAMARAAERVRELGGGWVVVDGGGEVTAELPLRIGATCSDLDVEETATLLGAVERALRARGADVDRPLLALQTLSFTGVPTLKLSFSGYADVLNRKLVGLDPG from the coding sequence GTGAACGAACTCCAGTCGGTCGCGCTCGAGGAGGAGCCGGCGGACCTCGTGGTGAGGGGCGGGCGGGTGCTGTCCCCCGAGACCGGGCAGTTTCGCTCGCGCGACGTCGCGGTCGTGAACAACCGGGTCGCGGCGCTCCCCGAGAGCGCGGAGGCGGTAACGGGCCCGGAGACGGAGGTGATCAACGCCGACGACCACGCCGTCGTTCCGGGGTTCGTCGACGCCCACACCCACCTCGACCTCCTCCAGAGCTACGAGACCGTCTATCACCGCTCGCTGGAGGGCGGGACGACCGCCGTCGTCACGGAGTGTTCCGCGTTCGGCGCCTTCGGCGCGGCCGGCGTCGAGGAGCTGCTCGCCGCGACTGCCTACCTACCGGTCACCGTCCGCGTGACGATCCCGCCGACGCCCCTGTTCGATACGTTCGAGCCGCCGCGTGCGGCGGGCGAGGAGGCGGATCGACTCGTCGAGCTCCTGGATGACGATCGGGTGGTCGGCGTCGGCGAGTCGGGCTGGATCCACGCCGTGGGGCACGACACCCCCGCGGAGGCGCTCTACGACCGTGCTCGCGATCTCGGGAAGCCGGTGACGGGCCACGGTGCCGGCTGTCGCGGCGCGAAGCTCGCGGCGTTCGCCTCGATCGTCGACAACGATCACGAGGCCATCAGCGCCGACGGGGTCGTCGACCGTGCGGAGAACGGGATCCACGTCGTCGGACGCTACGGCTCGGTCCGTGACGACGTCGACGCGCTCGCGGAGGCGTACGACCGGATCGGCGACCTCGACTGCTCGCTCTCGACCGACGGGATGTGGCCCCGCGACATCGTTCGCGAGGGTCACATGGATGCCGTCGTCCGGCGGGCGATCGAGGCGGGGATCGAACCCGCCGACGCCATCCGAATGGTGACGTTCGAGCCGGCACGCCAGTTCGGACTCGCCGACCGCGGGTCGCTCGCTCCCGGAAACGTCGCCGACGTCGTGCTCCTCTCCGACGTCGAGGACGTTACGGTACGAACCGTGATCAGCGGCGGCGAGGTCGTCGTCCGGAACGGTTCGGCGACCGTCGGACCGCGACACCGCGAGTACCCCGACCGGTTCTACGACGCCGCCGAGGTCCGGACGGATCCCGAGCGCTTCGTCGTTCCCGATTCCGAAGGACCGGTGCGCGCGATCCGTTACGAGGGCGGCCTGCTCTCGAGCGAGACGACGGTCGAGCCCCCTCGCGACGACGGCGGGCTTCGAGCCGATCCGGAGCGCGACGTCCTCAAGGCGGCGCTGCTCGATCGCCACCCCGACGCGTCCGCCGGCGCGAACGAGGACGGCTTCACCGGCTTTCTCGTCGGCTTCGGGCTCGGGGGCGGCGCCGCGGCCACCTCCCTTACCTGGGAGCGGGCGGGCGTGCTCGTCGTCGGCACCGAGGAGGGGGCGATGGCCCGCGCCGCCGAACGCGTGCGCGAACTCGGTGGCGGCTGGGTCGTGGTCGACGGGGGAGGCGAGGTCACGGCCGAGCTTCCGCTTCGGATCGGGGCGACCTGCTCGGATCTCGACGTCGAGGAGACCGCGACGCTTCTCGGCGCCGTCGAACGCGCGCTACGGGCACGGGGTGCCGACGTCGATCGGCCGCTGCTCGCGCTCCAGACGCTGAGCTTCACCGGCGTGCCGACGCTCAAGCTCTCCTTCTCGGGCTACGCGGACGTGCTGAACCGGAAGCTTGTGGGTCTCGATCCCGGGTAA
- a CDS encoding GNAT family N-acetyltransferase, whose translation MEIREATTADADVLKGIAHRSLQTSYAHFLEDETIDDAVEQWYGEGRLEELISDEADDVFIPVLEVDDEVVAFAQCHLVEFPERVGEIHWLHVDPDHRGEGYGSRLYDHVREHFEDEEGLDRFKGFVFAKNETGNEFYERRGFESAYTHTQEIAGDEFVENVWVDVPEGEQYRRAVEPHEDEDGQTLYVAYKEASVGSKGAFHVSYLDEDLERRYGWFCSVCESFDNAMDASGRVVCNECGNTRKPTRWDAAYL comes from the coding sequence ATGGAGATTCGTGAGGCGACGACGGCGGATGCCGACGTACTGAAAGGGATTGCCCACCGCTCGCTCCAGACGTCCTACGCGCACTTTCTGGAGGACGAAACGATCGACGACGCGGTCGAGCAGTGGTACGGCGAGGGACGTCTCGAGGAGCTCATCTCGGACGAGGCCGACGACGTCTTCATCCCGGTGCTCGAGGTCGACGACGAGGTCGTCGCGTTCGCCCAGTGTCACCTCGTCGAGTTCCCTGAGCGCGTCGGCGAGATCCACTGGCTGCACGTCGACCCGGACCACCGCGGTGAGGGCTACGGCTCGCGGCTCTACGACCACGTCCGCGAGCACTTCGAGGACGAGGAGGGGCTCGACCGGTTCAAGGGGTTCGTGTTCGCGAAGAACGAGACCGGAAACGAGTTCTACGAGCGCCGTGGGTTCGAGTCGGCCTACACGCACACCCAGGAGATCGCCGGCGACGAGTTCGTCGAGAACGTCTGGGTCGACGTCCCCGAGGGCGAGCAGTACCGTCGCGCGGTCGAACCCCACGAGGACGAGGACGGCCAGACGCTCTACGTCGCCTACAAGGAGGCGTCGGTCGGGTCGAAAGGAGCGTTTCACGTCTCCTACCTCGACGAGGACCTAGAGCGACGCTACGGCTGGTTCTGTTCGGTCTGCGAGAGCTTCGACAACGCGATGGACGCCTCGGGACGGGTCGTCTGTAACGAGTGTGGTAACACCCGCAAGCCGACCCGGTGGGACGCCGCCTACCTCTGA
- the thrC gene encoding threonine synthase: MLPTRLRCHACDATASLEERKRCVCGEPLWFETHSEEFEWPDRRDPGMWRYADLLPVDPPSGVGAAAGGTPLVRSPRLDVGGARLFVKDEGENPTGSFKDRGSAVGVAYAVAAGRERIGTVSHGNMAMSTAATAAGSGLRCTVCVPADIPEERLKNVARYGPEIVRIEGDYGRLYEESLALEGIEFVNSDTPLRVAGQKTVALEICEAFAPGTPEAIVLPVSSGGQLSAIRKALHELRTAGLIDRPPRLYAVQAAACDPIVRAFEAGDERVSPIDAGETIAYSIANADPPSGTRALAALRETGGGAVSVPDEETRAARRRLAREGGFAIESSSAVAYAGLERLVERDEIESNERVVLIATGSGFKERTEEAVESRTIALEELASIE; this comes from the coding sequence ATGCTTCCGACCCGTCTCCGCTGTCACGCCTGCGACGCGACCGCCAGCCTCGAGGAGCGAAAGCGCTGTGTGTGTGGCGAGCCCCTCTGGTTCGAGACGCATTCGGAGGAGTTCGAGTGGCCCGACCGACGCGATCCGGGGATGTGGCGCTACGCCGACCTGCTGCCCGTCGATCCCCCCTCGGGCGTCGGCGCGGCCGCCGGCGGGACGCCGCTGGTCCGGTCGCCCCGGCTCGACGTCGGCGGTGCTCGTCTCTTCGTCAAGGACGAGGGAGAGAACCCGACGGGGAGCTTCAAGGACCGGGGCAGCGCGGTCGGCGTCGCGTACGCCGTCGCCGCGGGCCGCGAGCGGATCGGGACGGTCTCGCACGGGAACATGGCGATGAGCACCGCCGCGACCGCCGCCGGCTCCGGACTCCGGTGTACGGTCTGCGTTCCCGCGGACATCCCCGAGGAGCGCCTCAAGAACGTCGCCCGCTACGGCCCCGAGATCGTCCGGATCGAGGGCGATTACGGCCGGCTCTACGAGGAGTCGCTCGCGCTCGAAGGAATCGAGTTCGTCAACTCGGATACGCCGCTCAGGGTGGCTGGCCAGAAGACGGTCGCCCTCGAGATCTGCGAGGCGTTCGCCCCCGGGACGCCCGAGGCGATCGTCCTGCCCGTCTCGAGCGGCGGACAGCTGAGCGCGATCCGGAAGGCGCTTCACGAGCTTCGTACCGCTGGACTGATCGACCGACCGCCGCGGCTGTATGCCGTCCAGGCGGCCGCCTGCGATCCGATCGTACGGGCGTTCGAGGCCGGCGACGAGCGGGTCTCGCCGATCGACGCCGGCGAGACGATCGCCTACTCGATCGCCAACGCGGACCCACCGAGCGGGACCCGGGCGCTCGCCGCGCTCCGCGAGACCGGTGGCGGGGCGGTCTCGGTTCCCGACGAGGAGACCCGAGCCGCCCGGCGACGGCTGGCCCGCGAGGGCGGCTTCGCCATCGAGAGCTCCTCGGCGGTCGCCTACGCCGGTCTCGAACGTCTCGTCGAACGCGACGAGATCGAGTCGAACGAGCGGGTCGTGCTGATCGCGACCGGCAGCGGGTTCAAGGAACGAACCGAGGAGGCCGTCGAGAGCCGGACGATCGCGCTCGAGGAACTGGCGTCGATCGAGTGA
- a CDS encoding haloacid dehalogenase type II, which yields MNWDLIETVTVDSYSTLVDVDSQAAALEEFVDDLEDPAAVSRLWRNQYILYSVVANDIEAYRPFDELIDLGLRYALESHGHDVESEVRERIRRTVYEERLAVFEDVPPGIRRIVEAGYDVYVVSNGSPAMLEHLVEAAELEGVVSGVVSADEVRTYKPDREIYRHAAARAGTPIDRILHVSGGTMRDVWGAKHAGMHSCWLARPEKSPPREHLGVDPDLEVESFLDLADRID from the coding sequence ATGAACTGGGACCTGATCGAGACCGTGACCGTCGACTCCTACTCGACGCTGGTGGACGTCGATTCGCAGGCGGCCGCCCTCGAGGAGTTCGTCGACGACCTCGAGGATCCGGCCGCCGTCTCACGGCTCTGGCGCAACCAGTACATCCTCTACTCGGTGGTGGCGAACGACATCGAGGCGTATCGGCCGTTCGACGAACTGATCGACCTCGGGCTCCGGTACGCGCTCGAGTCCCACGGTCACGACGTCGAAAGCGAGGTCCGCGAGCGGATCCGACGGACGGTCTACGAGGAACGGCTCGCCGTCTTCGAGGACGTCCCTCCCGGCATCCGGCGGATCGTCGAGGCGGGCTACGACGTCTACGTCGTCTCGAACGGAAGCCCGGCGATGCTCGAGCACCTCGTCGAGGCTGCGGAACTCGAGGGGGTCGTCTCGGGGGTCGTCAGCGCCGACGAGGTCCGGACGTACAAGCCCGACCGCGAGATCTATCGCCACGCCGCCGCGCGGGCCGGCACGCCGATCGATCGGATCCTCCACGTCTCGGGCGGGACGATGCGCGACGTCTGGGGCGCGAAACACGCGGGTATGCACAGCTGTTGGCTCGCGCGCCCCGAGAAGTCCCCGCCCCGCGAGCACCTCGGTGTCGACCCCGACCTGGAGGTCGAGAGCTTCCTCGATCTGGCCGATCGAATCGACTGA
- a CDS encoding haloacid dehalogenase type II, whose product MQPITTTETLRSELRVLAFDLYDTLLDRESKLVPAIDGYFDAVGHDGDPVVFLRRYLAMHFRDSMIDSLIDGPHTPFKEISRRAFVYRLEQAGAPVDDDRVRGVLEAWRTLEPYPDVEPALSRLGEEYALVGLSNGDPDMLAAVSSSFETELDGTVSVAEAGAYKPHPAPYRLVCERFDVAPHEVAFVSAHTFDIVGAKAVGMRGAFVNRHDNPYGGWPHRPDVEVDDPKGLADALA is encoded by the coding sequence GTGCAACCGATCACCACTACCGAGACGCTCCGGAGCGAGCTGCGGGTGCTCGCGTTCGACCTCTACGACACGCTGCTCGACCGCGAGTCGAAGTTGGTTCCCGCGATCGATGGCTACTTCGACGCCGTCGGCCACGACGGCGACCCGGTCGTCTTCCTTCGCCGATACCTCGCGATGCACTTTCGCGACTCGATGATCGATTCGTTGATCGACGGCCCCCACACCCCGTTCAAGGAGATCAGCCGCCGGGCGTTCGTCTACCGGCTCGAACAGGCCGGCGCACCGGTCGACGACGATCGGGTTCGGGGCGTCCTCGAGGCCTGGCGGACCCTCGAGCCGTATCCGGACGTCGAACCCGCGCTCTCGCGGCTGGGCGAGGAGTACGCCCTGGTCGGGCTCTCGAACGGCGATCCGGACATGCTCGCGGCCGTTTCGTCGTCGTTCGAGACCGAACTCGACGGCACCGTCTCGGTCGCCGAGGCCGGCGCGTACAAACCCCACCCCGCGCCCTATCGGCTGGTCTGCGAGCGGTTCGACGTCGCACCCCACGAGGTGGCGTTCGTCTCGGCGCACACGTTCGACATCGTCGGCGCGAAGGCAGTCGGGATGCGCGGTGCGTTCGTGAACCGTCACGACAACCCCTACGGCGGCTGGCCCCACCGGCCCGACGTCGAGGTGGACGATCCAAAGGGGCTCGCCGACGCGCTCGCCTGA
- a CDS encoding glutamate-cysteine ligase family protein: MKKSIEVEYWVIDREGELVEPGKLVEGSEQRVEEFVEPLFELKTTPCETTSELRTEFVERLDDALSVAGDLGKGLVPLGTPIDGGSIRRLRDERSRIQRRVLGEDFEYAKHCAGTHVHFEQRDATEQLNALIALDPALALLNSSPYFRGKRVAAGARAYAYRKKCYEQFPKHGQLWDYVESVSEWNERLEHRFEDFVEAAIESGVDRRDVEANFSPDDVVWTPVRLRKEFPTVEWRSPDAALPSEILRLAGEMNALIETLPHRNVRIEGEHGGVSDDRITLPEFDQVWEYVDRAIHDGLESKELRSYLGRMGFDVGSYRPISARIDGRSSIDRDEACDLRLEYARELERDVERLLERNENGRKRV, encoded by the coding sequence ATGAAGAAGAGCATCGAGGTGGAGTACTGGGTGATCGACCGGGAGGGCGAGCTCGTCGAACCCGGGAAACTGGTGGAGGGCTCCGAGCAGCGGGTTGAGGAGTTCGTCGAACCGCTCTTCGAACTGAAGACCACGCCCTGTGAGACGACGTCGGAGCTCCGGACGGAGTTCGTGGAGCGGCTGGACGACGCACTATCGGTGGCGGGCGATCTGGGAAAGGGACTAGTGCCGCTCGGAACCCCGATCGACGGCGGCTCGATCCGCCGTCTCCGTGACGAGCGAAGCCGGATTCAACGGCGCGTCCTCGGCGAGGACTTCGAGTACGCGAAACACTGTGCGGGCACGCACGTCCACTTCGAACAGCGGGACGCCACCGAACAGCTGAACGCGCTGATCGCGCTCGATCCGGCGCTGGCCCTGCTCAACTCCTCGCCGTACTTCCGGGGCAAGCGCGTCGCCGCCGGCGCGCGTGCGTACGCCTACCGGAAGAAGTGCTACGAGCAGTTCCCGAAGCACGGCCAGCTCTGGGACTACGTCGAGAGCGTCTCGGAGTGGAACGAACGGCTCGAACACCGATTCGAGGACTTCGTGGAGGCGGCGATCGAGAGCGGCGTCGACCGGCGAGACGTCGAGGCGAACTTCTCGCCAGACGACGTCGTCTGGACGCCCGTCCGGCTTCGAAAGGAGTTTCCCACCGTCGAGTGGCGATCCCCCGACGCGGCGCTGCCGAGCGAGATCCTTCGACTCGCGGGCGAGATGAACGCGCTGATAGAGACGCTCCCCCACCGAAACGTCCGCATCGAGGGCGAGCACGGCGGGGTGAGCGACGACCGGATCACGCTCCCGGAGTTCGATCAGGTCTGGGAGTACGTCGATCGGGCGATCCACGACGGCCTCGAATCGAAGGAGCTCCGTTCGTATCTCGGTCGGATGGGCTTCGACGTGGGGTCGTACCGACCGATCTCAGCCCGAATCGACGGCCGATCGTCGATCGACCGGGACGAGGCGTGCGACCTGCGTCTCGAGTACGCCCGGGAGCTCGAACGCGACGTCGAGCGGCTGCTCGAACGAAACGAGAACGGAAGGAAGCGCGTCTGA
- the sucD gene encoding succinate--CoA ligase subunit alpha, with product MSVLVDEDTRVVVQGITGGEGKFHAEQMMEYGTNVVAGAVPNRGGQEVAGVPVYDTVSRAVEEEDADASVIFVPPAFAADAIFEALDSELDLAVAITEGVPTQDMSKVYKRLSEVDTHLVGPNCPGVITPGEAKLGILPGNIFSAGNVGLVSRSGTLTYQVVDNLTNRGLGQSTAIGIGGDPIIGTSFIDALELFEDDPETDAVVMCGEIGGEDEEQAAEYIAQHMDTPVAGFIAGRTAPPGKRMGHAGAIVSGSGTGTAESKIQALNDAGVRVGDTPEEVANDVEELL from the coding sequence ATGAGCGTACTAGTCGACGAGGACACGCGCGTGGTCGTACAGGGCATCACCGGCGGCGAGGGGAAGTTCCACGCCGAACAGATGATGGAGTACGGAACCAACGTCGTCGCGGGCGCGGTGCCCAACCGCGGCGGCCAGGAGGTCGCGGGCGTCCCCGTCTACGACACCGTGAGCCGAGCCGTCGAGGAGGAGGACGCCGATGCCTCGGTGATCTTCGTCCCGCCGGCGTTCGCCGCCGACGCCATCTTCGAGGCGCTCGACTCCGAACTCGACCTGGCGGTGGCGATCACGGAGGGCGTCCCGACCCAGGACATGAGCAAGGTGTACAAGCGCCTCTCGGAGGTCGACACCCACCTGGTCGGCCCGAACTGCCCCGGCGTCATCACGCCGGGCGAAGCCAAGTTGGGAATCCTGCCGGGCAACATCTTCTCGGCCGGCAACGTGGGGCTGGTCTCCCGATCCGGCACGCTGACCTACCAGGTCGTCGACAACCTCACCAACCGCGGGCTGGGTCAGTCGACCGCCATCGGCATCGGCGGCGACCCGATCATCGGTACCTCCTTCATCGACGCCCTGGAGCTGTTCGAGGACGACCCCGAGACCGACGCGGTCGTGATGTGCGGCGAGATCGGCGGCGAGGACGAGGAGCAGGCCGCCGAGTACATCGCCCAGCACATGGACACGCCGGTCGCGGGCTTCATCGCGGGGCGGACCGCCCCGCCCGGAAAGCGCATGGGCCACGCCGGTGCGATCGTCTCGGGCTCCGGCACCGGCACCGCCGAGAGCAAGATCCAGGCGCTCAACGACGCGGGCGTCCGGGTCGGCGACACTCCCGAGGAGGTCGCAAACGACGTCGAAGAGCTGCTGTAA
- the sucC gene encoding ADP-forming succinate--CoA ligase subunit beta, with product MKLHEYQAKSVFADAGMPTPASELAESADEVVSAAESIGYPVAVKAQVQVGGRGKAGGILLADDEEEAREAADSILGMDLKGYTVERVLVEEAVDFTDELYVGVTMDRGAGRPVAMVSRKGGVNIEEVAEEDPDAIAREHVDPAFGLHPYQARRAIYDAGIDREIASDVSSVLTTLYDLWDEKDASDAEINPLMVTDDGEVIAADAVMNIDEDALFRQPDLAEMEEESYTDDLERKAGEYGFDYVRLEGNVGIIGNGAGLVMTTLDLVDHYGGEPANFLDVGGGAKAERITNALDMVFSDENVESVVFNIFGGITRGDEVAKGINDALSELDEIPKPVVVRLAGTNAEEGMEILNADLVQVEETLEEAVQRAVENAQEVQQ from the coding sequence ATGAAGCTTCACGAGTACCAGGCGAAGTCGGTGTTCGCCGACGCCGGAATGCCGACTCCGGCGTCGGAGCTCGCCGAGAGCGCGGACGAAGTGGTGTCGGCGGCGGAGTCGATCGGCTATCCGGTCGCCGTCAAGGCGCAGGTCCAGGTGGGCGGGCGCGGCAAGGCCGGCGGCATCCTGCTGGCCGACGACGAGGAGGAAGCCCGCGAGGCGGCCGACTCGATTCTGGGGATGGACCTCAAGGGCTACACCGTCGAGCGCGTGCTCGTCGAGGAGGCCGTCGACTTCACCGACGAGCTCTACGTCGGCGTGACGATGGATCGCGGCGCCGGCCGGCCGGTGGCGATGGTCTCGCGCAAGGGCGGCGTGAACATCGAGGAGGTCGCCGAGGAGGACCCCGACGCGATCGCCCGCGAGCACGTCGACCCCGCCTTCGGCCTGCATCCCTACCAGGCGCGTCGCGCGATCTACGACGCCGGGATCGACCGCGAGATCGCGAGCGACGTCTCGAGCGTGCTGACCACGCTGTACGACCTCTGGGACGAGAAGGACGCCTCAGACGCCGAGATCAACCCGCTGATGGTCACGGACGACGGCGAGGTCATCGCCGCCGACGCGGTGATGAACATCGACGAGGACGCGCTGTTCCGCCAGCCCGATCTCGCGGAGATGGAGGAGGAGTCCTACACCGACGACCTCGAGCGAAAGGCCGGCGAGTACGGCTTCGACTACGTCCGCCTCGAGGGCAACGTCGGCATCATCGGCAACGGCGCCGGCCTGGTGATGACGACGCTCGATCTGGTCGATCACTACGGCGGCGAGCCCGCGAACTTCCTCGACGTCGGCGGCGGCGCAAAGGCCGAACGCATCACGAACGCGCTCGACATGGTGTTCTCCGACGAGAACGTCGAGAGCGTCGTGTTCAACATCTTCGGCGGCATCACTCGGGGGGACGAGGTCGCGAAGGGGATCAACGACGCGCTCTCGGAGCTCGACGAGATCCCGAAGCCGGTCGTCGTCCGCCTCGCGGGGACGAACGCCGAGGAGGGGATGGAGATCCTGAACGCCGATCTGGTACAGGTCGAGGAGACCCTCGAGGAAGCGGTCCAGCGTGCGGTCGAGAACGCACAGGAGGTCCAACAATGA
- a CDS encoding Lrp/AsnC family transcriptional regulator — protein MGDDSVALDDVDRGVLHLLQVDARNATAEEMAERVGVSASTVRNRISKLEEGGVIQGYRPILDYERANLPLRVLFICTVRARERAEMAQKVMNVKGVITVKEMITSVENLHVEAVGTDTTDLVRITDALQDMELEIRSSELLKGERVQPFNFHLGQSLDEE, from the coding sequence ATGGGAGACGACAGCGTCGCACTCGACGACGTCGATCGCGGCGTGCTCCACCTCCTCCAGGTGGACGCCCGCAATGCGACCGCCGAGGAGATGGCAGAACGGGTCGGCGTCTCGGCCAGCACGGTTCGCAACCGCATCTCGAAGCTCGAAGAGGGCGGCGTCATTCAGGGGTATCGACCGATCCTCGACTACGAGCGGGCGAACCTCCCGCTTCGCGTGCTGTTCATCTGTACGGTCAGGGCCCGGGAGCGCGCGGAGATGGCACAGAAGGTGATGAACGTGAAGGGCGTCATCACCGTCAAGGAGATGATCACCAGCGTCGAGAACCTCCACGTCGAGGCCGTCGGGACGGACACGACCGACCTCGTCCGGATCACCGACGCGCTCCAGGACATGGAGCTCGAGATCAGGAGCTCGGAGCTGCTGAAGGGGGAGCGCGTCCAGCCGTTCAACTTCCACCTCGGCCAGTCCCTGGACGAGGAATGA
- a CDS encoding alkaline phosphatase family protein → MTEDPGGDVDVLLIGIDACCLPILEPLFEEDRVPTLQSIWEGNPSDELESQVPPWTASAWPSLYTGTNPGKHGVFDFLQYDGYDWGVANASAVGEHSMWELLDHHGLESVVVNVPMTYPPDEVNGAVVPGFTAPENPPCHPEGILEEIREAIGEYTVYPTPGGDEEAFEEYVDSVGMRSDAFLYLAERFEPDFGFVQFQVTDTVFHQYGYEEELVAEIYEAVDREVDRILEATDPDVALLVSDHGLGKYEGEEFRLNTFLREHGYVETTRGGAGMPSWQTIREQSLRKGEETTEREVTTLERVVATAAQFGITTRRIGRVLESVGLDELAKEHAPAGIVKASDEQVDFAESAAYMRSRVETGVRINLEGRDPEGKVPRSEYESVRDELIELLEGVEAPSGEPVFEDVARVEEYFEGPKVDRAVDVMTIPNDWNYFLSAQVRDELFAPPAEPWNHKLYGIVTATGPGVDADADLAGAHLLDVAPTVLSALGVPRSDRMDGEPLDIVPPTEEMSYPEHEVGEGAAAAGEDVEDRLADLGYLE, encoded by the coding sequence ATGACAGAGGACCCCGGGGGAGACGTCGACGTGTTGCTCATCGGTATCGACGCGTGCTGTCTGCCGATACTCGAGCCCCTCTTCGAGGAGGACCGGGTGCCGACCCTCCAGTCGATCTGGGAGGGGAACCCCAGCGACGAACTCGAGTCCCAGGTCCCGCCGTGGACCGCGAGCGCGTGGCCCTCGCTCTATACGGGGACGAACCCCGGCAAGCACGGCGTCTTCGACTTCCTGCAGTACGACGGCTACGACTGGGGGGTCGCGAACGCGAGCGCCGTCGGCGAACACTCGATGTGGGAGCTGCTCGACCACCACGGGCTCGAGAGCGTCGTGGTCAACGTCCCGATGACCTACCCGCCCGACGAGGTCAACGGTGCCGTCGTCCCCGGGTTCACGGCGCCCGAGAACCCGCCCTGTCACCCCGAGGGGATCCTCGAGGAGATCCGCGAGGCGATCGGCGAGTACACCGTCTACCCGACGCCGGGCGGCGACGAGGAGGCCTTCGAGGAGTACGTCGACTCGGTGGGGATGCGAAGCGACGCCTTCCTCTACCTCGCCGAGCGCTTCGAGCCCGACTTCGGCTTCGTCCAGTTCCAGGTCACCGACACCGTCTTCCACCAGTACGGCTACGAGGAGGAACTGGTTGCCGAGATCTACGAGGCCGTCGACCGGGAGGTCGATCGGATCCTGGAGGCGACGGATCCGGACGTCGCCCTGTTGGTCAGCGATCACGGCCTCGGGAAGTACGAGGGCGAGGAGTTCCGACTCAACACCTTCCTCCGCGAGCACGGCTACGTCGAGACCACGCGCGGCGGCGCCGGGATGCCCTCCTGGCAGACGATCCGCGAGCAGTCGCTCAGGAAGGGCGAGGAGACGACCGAGCGCGAGGTGACGACGCTCGAACGCGTGGTCGCCACGGCGGCGCAGTTCGGCATCACGACCCGGCGGATCGGACGAGTCCTCGAGAGCGTCGGCCTCGACGAACTCGCGAAGGAGCACGCCCCCGCGGGGATCGTAAAGGCCTCCGACGAGCAGGTCGACTTCGCCGAATCGGCGGCGTACATGCGTTCTCGCGTCGAGACGGGCGTCCGGATCAACCTCGAGGGTCGCGACCCGGAGGGGAAGGTTCCACGGAGCGAGTACGAGTCGGTCCGTGACGAGCTGATCGAGCTACTCGAGGGCGTCGAGGCGCCGAGCGGCGAGCCCGTCTTCGAGGACGTCGCGCGCGTCGAGGAGTACTTCGAGGGGCCGAAGGTCGATCGCGCGGTCGACGTAATGACGATCCCCAACGACTGGAACTACTTCCTCTCCGCGCAGGTTCGCGACGAGCTGTTCGCCCCGCCCGCCGAGCCGTGGAACCACAAGCTCTACGGGATCGTCACGGCCACCGGCCCCGGGGTCGACGCCGATGCCGACCTCGCGGGCGCGCACCTGCTGGACGTCGCGCCGACGGTCCTCTCGGCGCTCGGCGTGCCGCGAAGCGATCGGATGGACGGCGAGCCCCTCGATATCGTCCCGCCGACCGAGGAGATGTCCTATCCCGAACACGAGGTCGGCGAGGGTGCGGCGGCCGCCGGCGAGGACGTCGAGGATCGACTCGCCGATCTGGGTTATCTCGAGTAG